One region of uncultured Fusobacterium sp. genomic DNA includes:
- the htpX gene encoding zinc metalloprotease HtpX, whose protein sequence is MNTLKTFVLMGVLTFILLLIGNAIGGQSGVIVALIMAGVMNFISYWFSDKIVLSMYGAQPVGKDTHLYQLVEKLARTSELPMPKVYIINEAQPNAFATGRNPQNAAVAVTRGLMDLVDDYELAGVIGHELGHVHNRDILISTVAATMAGAISFLANMAQWAAIFGGSNRDDEDGGSNPIALIGIAIFAPIAAMLVQMAISRTREYKADRFGAKVSGNPIYLANALRKLDMYSRRIPMPSAAPATENMFIVSPLAGSKMANLFSTHPSTEDRIRKLEEMRYE, encoded by the coding sequence ATGAATACATTAAAAACATTTGTACTTATGGGTGTTTTAACTTTTATTTTGTTACTTATTGGTAATGCAATAGGTGGACAAAGTGGAGTTATTGTAGCTTTAATTATGGCTGGAGTAATGAATTTTATCTCTTACTGGTTCAGTGACAAGATAGTTCTATCTATGTATGGTGCTCAACCTGTTGGAAAAGATACACATCTTTATCAACTTGTAGAAAAATTAGCTAGAACTTCAGAACTTCCTATGCCAAAAGTTTATATTATCAATGAAGCCCAACCTAATGCTTTTGCCACTGGAAGAAATCCTCAAAACGCTGCTGTTGCAGTAACTAGAGGACTTATGGATCTAGTTGATGACTATGAACTTGCTGGAGTTATAGGACATGAATTAGGACATGTTCATAACAGAGATATTTTAATTAGTACAGTTGCCGCTACTATGGCAGGAGCTATATCTTTTCTAGCTAATATGGCTCAATGGGCTGCGATATTTGGTGGAAGTAATAGAGATGATGAAGATGGTGGAAGTAATCCAATAGCTCTTATAGGAATTGCTATATTTGCTCCTATAGCTGCTATGCTTGTTCAAATGGCTATCTCTAGAACTAGAGAGTATAAAGCTGACAGATTTGGAGCTAAAGTTAGTGGAAATCCTATATATTTAGCTAATGCTCTTAGAAAATTAGATATGTATAGCAGAAGAATCCCTATGCCTAGTGCTGCTCCTGCTACTGAAAATATGTTTATAGTGAGTCCATTAGCTGGAAGTAAGATGGCTAACTTATTTAGTACACACCCTTCTACTGAGGATAGAATAAGAAAATTAGAAGAAATGAGATATGAATAG
- a CDS encoding YihY/virulence factor BrkB family protein yields the protein MTKLKSIVDSYKEIISQGKISNIIIVAKKALEGYKRANSGLWVTSLCFYTILSLVPIFAILFSLGTWFGVADYLLIKLREYSPLNDDSINLLITFAQNFLENTRTGVLAGIGFLFLGWTLISMFSIIEKAFNDIWRVEKSRMFLRKITDYISFFILFPTLLVVSSGVIKIIGNKVGIENVGLSIFIKFIPFLTLLFFFTIMYMLIPNTKVRFIPALIAAMFISLFFSGFQSLFILLQDMVNAYNKIYGSFSVIFIFLFWLKIMWFFIILGSHLCYFLQNRELHLFTKDISDINFKIKEYTGVILMKELVERYLNNLSPLTINEMVKNYGIPYEIVRYVLDIFISNELVGEIQGKEEKSFVIIKNIDNISFNTVFKSLENYGEKINIETDDELEKLLDCVREKNYNFSFKNYIEKN from the coding sequence ATGACGAAATTAAAATCAATTGTAGATTCTTATAAAGAAATAATATCCCAAGGAAAAATAAGTAATATAATTATTGTAGCTAAAAAAGCATTGGAAGGGTATAAGAGAGCTAACTCAGGTCTTTGGGTTACCTCTCTTTGTTTCTATACAATTCTCTCTTTAGTTCCTATATTTGCTATTCTTTTTAGTTTAGGGACTTGGTTTGGAGTTGCAGATTATTTATTGATAAAACTTAGAGAGTATTCTCCATTGAATGATGATTCAATAAATCTTTTGATTACTTTTGCCCAAAATTTCCTAGAAAATACAAGAACTGGGGTTTTAGCAGGAATTGGTTTTCTGTTTTTAGGTTGGACTTTAATCTCTATGTTTTCTATCATTGAAAAAGCTTTCAATGATATTTGGCGTGTTGAAAAATCTAGAATGTTTCTTAGAAAAATAACTGACTATATCTCATTTTTTATACTTTTTCCTACACTTTTAGTTGTTTCTAGTGGAGTAATTAAAATAATAGGAAATAAAGTTGGAATAGAAAATGTTGGACTAAGTATTTTTATTAAGTTTATTCCTTTCTTAACGTTATTATTTTTCTTCACTATTATGTATATGCTTATTCCAAATACAAAGGTTAGATTTATTCCAGCTCTTATTGCTGCTATGTTTATATCATTATTTTTCTCAGGTTTTCAATCTTTATTTATCTTATTACAAGATATGGTCAATGCTTATAATAAAATTTATGGAAGTTTTTCCGTTATCTTTATATTTTTATTCTGGTTAAAAATAATGTGGTTTTTTATTATTTTAGGGTCTCACCTTTGTTATTTTCTTCAAAATAGAGAGCTCCATCTTTTTACAAAAGATATTTCTGATATAAATTTCAAAATTAAAGAATATACTGGAGTTATTTTAATGAAGGAGTTAGTAGAGAGATATCTTAATAATTTATCTCCTCTTACTATTAATGAAATGGTAAAAAACTATGGGATTCCTTATGAAATAGTCAGATATGTTCTAGATATTTTTATCTCTAATGAACTAGTAGGAGAGATTCAAGGAAAAGAAGAAAAATCTTTCGTTATTATTAAAAATATTGATAATATCTCCTTCAATACAGTATTTAAATCTTTAGAAAATTATGGAGAAAAGATTAATATCGAAACAGATGATGAGTTAGAAAAACTTTTAGATTGTGTTAGAGAAAAGAACTATAACTTTTCTTTTAAAAATTATATAGAGAAAAATTAA
- a CDS encoding rhodanese-like domain-containing protein: protein MNNLAYKIISQEKAKEIMEDSKDYIILDVRSEWEFERGHIEGAINIPNEEIGHDEELALLPDKEKMILVYCRSGNRSKQAASKLAILGYRNIFEFGGIITWEYGITE, encoded by the coding sequence ATGAATAATTTAGCATATAAAATTATATCTCAAGAGAAAGCTAAAGAAATAATGGAAGATAGCAAAGACTATATTATTTTAGATGTAAGAAGTGAATGGGAATTTGAGAGAGGTCATATTGAAGGGGCAATAAATATTCCAAATGAAGAGATTGGGCATGATGAAGAATTAGCTTTACTTCCTGATAAAGAAAAGATGATATTAGTATATTGTCGTAGTGGAAATAGAAGTAAACAAGCAGCTAGTAAACTTGCTATTTTAGGGTATAGAAATATTTTTGAATTTGGTGGTATTATTACTTGGGAATATGGAATTACAGAATAA
- a CDS encoding EFR1 family ferrodoxin (N-terminal region resembles flavodoxins. C-terminal ferrodoxin region binds two 4Fe-4S clusters.): MKKVWSMYFSGTGTTEKLVKKLADDIAEILKVERGDIDFTSKLAREKKYIFNLDEIVVFGVPVIAGRVPNLLLKFLESIEGNKARVVPIVMFGNRSYDDALIELKEILEKDNFISVGAGAFVGEHSFSKELAKGRPDEKDFEIVKILANKVVENIVNKKYLKEKLFVKGESPYRGYYQPRDSKGNPIDIRKVKPKTDMELCNKCGLCVELCPLGSIEKERVDVVSGICMKCCACIKKCPQGAKYFDDANFLYHKEELEKEYKRQGNVEIFY; this comes from the coding sequence ATGAAAAAAGTTTGGAGTATGTATTTTAGTGGTACTGGAACAACAGAAAAATTAGTAAAAAAATTAGCTGATGATATTGCAGAAATTTTGAAAGTTGAAAGAGGAGATATTGATTTTACAAGTAAATTAGCTAGAGAGAAAAAATATATTTTTAATTTAGATGAAATTGTTGTATTTGGTGTTCCAGTTATAGCAGGAAGAGTTCCAAATCTTCTTTTAAAGTTTTTAGAAAGTATTGAAGGAAATAAAGCAAGAGTAGTACCTATTGTAATGTTTGGAAATAGATCCTATGATGATGCTCTTATAGAATTAAAAGAGATTTTAGAAAAAGATAATTTTATTTCAGTTGGGGCAGGAGCTTTTGTAGGAGAACACTCTTTTTCTAAGGAGTTAGCTAAAGGAAGACCAGATGAAAAAGATTTCGAAATAGTTAAGATTTTAGCAAATAAAGTAGTTGAAAATATAGTGAATAAAAAATATCTTAAAGAAAAACTTTTTGTAAAAGGAGAGAGTCCATATAGAGGGTATTATCAACCTAGAGATTCCAAGGGGAATCCTATTGATATAAGAAAAGTTAAACCTAAAACTGATATGGAATTATGTAATAAGTGTGGTTTATGTGTAGAATTATGTCCATTAGGTTCAATTGAAAAAGAGAGAGTGGATGTAGTAAGTGGTATTTGTATGAAGTGTTGTGCTTGTATAAAAAAATGTCCACAAGGAGCAAAGTATTTTGATGATGCTAATTTTTTATATCATAAGGAAGAGTTAGAAAAAGAATATAAAAGACAAGGTAATGTAGAAATTTTCTATTAA
- a CDS encoding 5'-nucleotidase, lipoprotein e(P4) family, producing MNKKILSLLAISLTVLTMTGCSNLAEKKEEKVVLTYDQLVARENMMATNWYQTSGEAKALYIQGYNIATERLKEYLKKPHEKPYSIVLDLDETVLDNSPYQAENIVKGVGYSSGTWDEWVKMKKAKAVPGAKEFLQFADKNGVKIYYISDRVESQLDATIENLKNEGIPVQSRENVLLKNKEDKSGKVNRREYVKKHTDLIMLFGDNLSDFDVFSSSSIEDRNKRVEELAAEFGDKFILFPNPMYGAFESAIYGGKFPEAKEKLEIKEQSLIKYENIK from the coding sequence ATGAACAAAAAAATTTTATCTTTATTAGCAATATCTTTAACAGTTTTAACTATGACAGGATGTAGCAATCTTGCAGAAAAAAAAGAGGAAAAAGTTGTACTTACTTATGATCAATTAGTAGCTAGAGAAAATATGATGGCAACAAATTGGTATCAAACTTCAGGGGAAGCAAAAGCATTATATATACAAGGATATAATATAGCAACTGAAAGATTAAAAGAATATTTAAAGAAACCACATGAAAAACCATACTCAATAGTTTTAGATTTAGATGAGACAGTATTAGACAACAGCCCATATCAAGCAGAAAATATAGTAAAGGGTGTTGGATATAGCAGTGGAACTTGGGATGAATGGGTAAAAATGAAAAAAGCTAAAGCTGTACCTGGAGCAAAGGAGTTTTTACAATTTGCTGATAAAAATGGAGTTAAGATTTATTATATATCAGATAGAGTAGAGAGTCAATTAGATGCGACTATTGAAAATCTAAAAAATGAGGGCATTCCTGTACAATCAAGAGAAAATGTATTGTTAAAAAATAAAGAAGATAAAAGTGGAAAGGTTAATCGTCGTGAATATGTGAAAAAACATACAGATTTAATTATGCTTTTTGGAGATAATTTATCTGATTTTGATGTTTTTTCCTCTAGTTCAATAGAAGATAGAAATAAAAGAGTTGAGGAATTAGCTGCTGAATTTGGAGATAAATTTATTTTATTCCCAAATCCAATGTATGGAGCATTTGAAAGTGCTATATATGGTGGAAAATTTCCAGAAGCTAAGGAGAAACTAGAGATAAAAGAACAATCTTTGATTAAATATGAAAATATAAAATAA
- a CDS encoding TIGR00366 family protein, with the protein MQKQGKRFSMPHTYVLIGMILVILTGMTYLVPSGTYERTVDPVLNRTMVVADSFKYVTQTPVSIFKMFKSIIDGLVSTTDIIFFIFFAYGYINILIGTGAFYGGLGTLIKKFHGRETMIFPIFMVLFGICGSTFGLYEETYGLLPAFMGISIALGYDALVGGAAVIVGTATGFAAATLNPFTIGIAQGIAEVPIGSGLGLRAIAFIVFQGTAITYVMLYARKVKINPEKSIVKDVKFNFSNGMTRDELENLPFELKHKIIMSLFLITIGILVYGTTNYGWYLNELSTLFFVMMLITGLIGGYNLSEISQHFITSTSDVLFGAFAVGVARALTIVMEDGQIIDTIINSMAMTLSTLPKSIAAIGMVVVQNMINFFIPSGSGQAATSMPIMAPLADAIGLTRQTSVLAFQFGDGFSNLFWPTSAATLCGLMSLPINKWYKFITPLFIIMFILQIIFIVIAVAINYGPF; encoded by the coding sequence ATGCAAAAACAAGGGAAAAGATTTTCAATGCCACACACTTATGTACTAATAGGAATGATATTAGTCATACTTACAGGAATGACTTATTTAGTTCCATCAGGAACTTATGAAAGAACAGTAGATCCTGTATTAAATAGAACAATGGTAGTTGCAGATTCTTTTAAATATGTAACTCAAACACCTGTTTCTATTTTTAAAATGTTTAAATCAATCATAGATGGATTAGTTTCAACAACAGATATAATATTCTTTATATTTTTTGCCTATGGTTATATTAATATTTTAATAGGAACAGGAGCTTTTTACGGAGGATTAGGAACACTTATAAAAAAATTTCATGGAAGAGAAACAATGATTTTTCCAATTTTTATGGTTCTTTTTGGAATCTGTGGTTCAACATTTGGTTTATATGAGGAAACATATGGATTACTTCCAGCATTTATGGGGATATCTATAGCTTTAGGATATGATGCGTTAGTTGGAGGGGCAGCTGTAATAGTAGGAACAGCAACTGGATTTGCGGCAGCAACTTTAAATCCTTTTACAATAGGAATAGCTCAAGGAATAGCAGAAGTACCAATAGGGTCTGGTTTAGGGCTTAGAGCAATAGCTTTTATAGTATTCCAAGGGACAGCTATAACTTATGTTATGCTATATGCTAGAAAAGTGAAAATAAATCCAGAGAAATCAATAGTAAAAGATGTTAAATTCAATTTTTCTAATGGTATGACTAGAGATGAATTAGAAAATTTACCATTTGAATTAAAACATAAAATTATAATGAGTTTATTTTTAATCACAATAGGAATTTTAGTATATGGAACAACAAATTATGGTTGGTATTTAAATGAATTATCTACACTATTTTTTGTAATGATGTTAATAACTGGACTTATAGGAGGATATAATTTAAGTGAAATATCACAACATTTTATAACTTCAACTTCAGATGTTTTATTTGGAGCTTTTGCTGTAGGAGTTGCTAGAGCTTTAACTATTGTGATGGAAGATGGACAAATTATTGATACTATAATAAATAGTATGGCAATGACATTATCAACACTTCCAAAATCTATAGCAGCTATTGGTATGGTTGTAGTTCAAAATATGATAAACTTTTTTATTCCTTCTGGATCAGGACAAGCGGCAACTTCTATGCCAATTATGGCTCCTTTAGCTGATGCTATTGGACTTACTAGACAAACTTCTGTACTAGCTTTTCAGTTTGGAGATGGATTTTCAAATTTATTTTGGCCAACTTCAGCAGCTACACTTTGTGGACTAATGAGTTTACCTATTAATAAATGGTATAAATTTATAACACCACTTTTTATAATAATGTTTATATTACAAATTATTTTTATAGTTATAGCTGTAGCTATTAATTATGGACCATTTTAA
- a CDS encoding M20 family metallopeptidase, whose protein sequence is MYSKNELYEIENILKKDIEEVSDYIFKNPELGNEEYKASEYLVNKLKENGFNVEENYCGMKTAFRAEKGSGSPKIAFLAEYDALPGYGKEKKPGHACGHNWIAASTYGSALTLSKIIDKLGGTVILIGTPAEETVGGKVPMVEQGAFDDIDIVLQSHLESQNNIACKTLAIDCIKFQFRGRASHAAAHPEDGINALDAINLMYAGIGCLRQHIKSDARIHGIITQGGDAPNTVPDFTEAKFHIRSESRKYLDELTKKVINIAKGASLMTGTEVFYEKFENSFDNLVNLKSLQKLMKKNLEEVGIENINEEGKGASGSSDIGNVSQVCPTMYIEIALDIEEVCHVHDEAYLKYVNSLEAYDKLHKAVKAMCGVALEIYNNEKLLQEIKKEFNER, encoded by the coding sequence ATGTATTCAAAAAATGAACTATATGAAATTGAAAATATTTTAAAAAAAGATATAGAAGAAGTATCTGACTATATTTTTAAAAATCCAGAATTAGGAAATGAAGAGTATAAAGCATCTGAATATCTTGTGAATAAATTAAAAGAAAATGGTTTTAATGTTGAAGAGAATTATTGTGGAATGAAAACTGCCTTTAGAGCAGAAAAGGGGAGTGGTTCTCCTAAGATAGCTTTTTTAGCTGAGTATGATGCTTTACCTGGATATGGAAAAGAGAAAAAACCAGGTCATGCATGTGGACATAACTGGATAGCTGCTAGTACCTATGGAAGTGCCTTAACATTATCTAAAATAATAGATAAATTAGGTGGAACGGTTATTTTAATAGGAACTCCAGCAGAAGAAACAGTAGGAGGAAAAGTTCCAATGGTTGAACAAGGAGCTTTTGATGATATTGATATTGTTTTACAAAGTCATCTTGAATCTCAAAATAATATAGCTTGTAAAACTTTAGCTATTGATTGTATAAAATTTCAATTTAGAGGAAGGGCTAGTCATGCTGCTGCTCATCCAGAGGATGGAATAAACGCATTAGATGCAATAAATTTAATGTATGCTGGAATAGGGTGTTTAAGACAACATATTAAATCTGATGCTAGAATACATGGAATAATTACTCAAGGGGGAGATGCTCCTAATACAGTTCCAGATTTTACTGAAGCAAAATTTCATATTAGATCAGAAAGTAGAAAATATTTAGATGAATTGACAAAGAAAGTTATAAATATAGCTAAAGGGGCTAGTCTTATGACTGGAACAGAAGTATTTTATGAAAAATTTGAAAACTCTTTTGATAATCTTGTAAACTTAAAATCACTTCAAAAGTTGATGAAGAAAAATTTAGAAGAAGTTGGAATAGAGAATATAAATGAAGAAGGAAAAGGAGCTAGTGGCTCTTCAGATATTGGAAATGTTAGTCAAGTTTGTCCAACTATGTATATAGAAATAGCTTTAGATATAGAAGAAGTTTGTCATGTTCATGATGAAGCTTATTTAAAATATGTAAACTCTTTAGAAGCTTATGACAAATTACACAAAGCAGTAAAAGCTATGTGTGGAGTAGCTTTAGAAATTTATAACAATGAAAAATTATTACAAGAAATAAAAAAAGAGTTTAATGAAAGATAA
- a CDS encoding Crp/Fnr family transcriptional regulator — MKRGINKIKLFENLDKETKEKLSAVSTIKKYKKGELLYSDKEKINTVYFVLEGVASLYKPNPDNTKKVVFLFGEGYVLNEVIIYENITSLSCEFLSNAKLLEIPREKFVEILETSYPLAKGVIESLINKNRIMSHQLKNISNSITVDRQIAFKLWKLGKDFGIETPDGIEINFDLSITLFAEMLGAKRETVSRQVKVLSELGLISLKRKRFTLLKYNELLDYFHGKILN; from the coding sequence ATGAAAAGAGGAATAAATAAAATTAAATTATTTGAAAACTTAGACAAAGAGACAAAAGAAAAATTATCAGCAGTTTCTACAATAAAAAAGTATAAAAAAGGAGAGTTACTATACTCTGATAAAGAAAAGATAAATACTGTATATTTTGTTTTAGAAGGAGTTGCTAGTTTATATAAACCAAATCCTGACAATACAAAAAAAGTAGTTTTTCTTTTTGGAGAAGGGTATGTTTTAAATGAAGTTATAATCTATGAAAATATAACTTCTTTAAGTTGTGAGTTCTTATCCAATGCAAAACTTTTAGAAATACCAAGAGAAAAATTTGTAGAAATCCTAGAAACAAGCTATCCTTTAGCTAAGGGAGTTATTGAATCATTAATCAATAAAAATAGAATTATGTCACATCAATTAAAAAATATTTCCAATTCCATAACAGTAGACAGACAAATTGCCTTTAAACTTTGGAAATTAGGAAAAGATTTTGGTATAGAGACTCCTGATGGAATAGAGATAAACTTTGATCTTTCTATTACTCTTTTTGCAGAAATGCTTGGAGCTAAAAGAGAAACTGTTTCAAGACAAGTTAAAGTTCTATCAGAATTAGGACTTATAAGTCTTAAAAGAAAAAGATTTACACTTTTAAAATATAATGAATTACTTGATTACTTTCATGGAAAAATCTTAAATTAA
- a CDS encoding HU family DNA-binding protein — MTKKEFVDLYFEKGEFATKVDAEKKAMAFLATIEEALVKGEEVSFLGFGKFEVTERAARTCRNPQTGEEMQVEAKKAVKFKAGKALSEKVNK, encoded by the coding sequence ATGACTAAAAAAGAGTTTGTAGATTTATATTTTGAAAAAGGAGAATTTGCTACTAAAGTTGATGCTGAGAAAAAAGCAATGGCTTTCCTTGCTACTATAGAAGAAGCTCTAGTAAAAGGAGAAGAAGTTTCTTTCTTAGGATTTGGAAAATTTGAAGTTACTGAAAGAGCAGCTAGAACTTGTAGAAACCCTCAAACAGGAGAAGAGATGCAAGTAGAAGCTAAAAAAGCTGTTAAATTCAAAGCTGGAAAAGCTCTATCTGAAAAAGTTAATAAATAA